The Xiphophorus couchianus chromosome 3, X_couchianus-1.0, whole genome shotgun sequence genome segment tgtttgttttttcagaaactgTACAGAGCAGAttaacaaagataaataaatagaaatataaataccACATGCGGTGGTCACCTAACGAGCCGTCAGAGCAGTTTCATGATGAACCCGATGTTTTCCCTCAGGGCGATGAGTCGCTTGAAGCATATACATGTGTGCTGTTCAGAATCCGATATATCTAATCGTTCACTTGTCATCATGTaatcaaaatatttccattttgcaGACCTCAACAACAAAATCAGTTCTGATTTCAAAACCTTGGCTCAAAACGTCACAAGCTgcgaaaaaaaaagttcacaccTGACAGCAGAAATTAGTCAAGTTAAACAGAACAACCACGACTtgcagacaaaaatgaaaactctcagagaaaaaataaaaacttgtgaaGACCAGAAACACAGTCAAGTTCAGCAGATCCTTGATGAACACTGTCCCAAAGAAAACAATGGTATGTTCAGATTTCCTTATGGTAAAAGATTATAcctaattataattatattgaTCAGTCCAAATATTTATTAGTTGATCTCTGTTGTTTCAGTGAATCGTTATAGTTCTTGTCCGAAAGGCTGGATTCACTCTCAGTCCAGCTGCTATGCAGTTAATGATGCTGTACCTAGGAATCAGAAAACCTGGGAAGAAGCACGAGAAGACTGCAGAAGAAAGAGTTCAGATCTGACTATTGTtggaaatgaagaagaaaaggtaAAGACAGGTTCAGAAACTGTTTATATGaattgcaaatatattttcaacatCAACTGTTAGTTATAGAAAGGAAGGAAATATATATAATCCTTTTTGTCTCATTCTCCACAGAAGTTTGTTGATGGCACTAGCTGGAAGGACGGCGATGGTTTAATAAAAGGGTTCTGGATTGGTCTCAGAGATGAAGGAGGGAAATGGAAATGGATGGACGGAAGTGATCTGACCAATCAGTGAGAGACTCACTGTTTCTTAAGCtttatatgaaataaatcaatcagcCTTCATTTATCTGATGTTTTTCCATAGAGCCTGGATACAACAACAGCCTGCAACTGATGGTCAATGTGTAACTTCTCTCCAGAACCGAGAATGGACATCAGTGAGCTGTACTAAAAGAAACGGCTGGATCTGTGAGAAGAAGGCTTTATCTGttgttaaggaagaataatttaaaattaactttagaaaaaagtttggctctctctctcttcctcaaaCTCCCAGGCCCTCTCAGCGGGCGATGTGCGGccacaaggaaaacaacaatgCGTGTTAACGTCACAGAgttacagagtttaatcccatacaaagcaacgtatgaatcaacaacaaagctgcagaggaacagagatatgcattctTTACCTtatacagacaaagacagacaagacagacaaacaaagacaaacaaaaaaacaaaacaaagacacgtctttggagagagccgatgcaaaaaagcaaaatagtggcagctctct includes the following:
- the LOC114138377 gene encoding CD209 antigen-like protein E, with the protein product MSDNEVQYASDDFRNKRSARGLLSDKEAKRRRLYQKLVYCFGILYVILVMAFIGVRVYYLNNKISSDFKTLAQNVTSCEKKSSHLTAEISQVKQNNHDLQTKMKTLREKIKTCEDQKHSQVQQILDEHCPKENNVNRYSSCPKGWIHSQSSCYAVNDAVPRNQKTWEEAREDCRRKSSDLTIVGNEEEKKFVDGTSWKDGDGLIKGFWIGLRDEGGKWKWMDGSDLTNQAWIQQQPATDGQCVTSLQNREWTSVSCTKRNGWICEKKALSVVKEE